The proteins below come from a single Ictidomys tridecemlineatus isolate mIctTri1 chromosome 8, mIctTri1.hap1, whole genome shotgun sequence genomic window:
- the LOC101978161 gene encoding gastricsin — translation MKWMVVALVCLLALEASTTIVKVPLRKMKTMRQTMREKGLLRDFLRTHKYDPAQKYRFSDFSVLYEPMSYMDAAYFGEISIGTPPQNFLVLFDTGSSNLWVPSVYCQSQACTTHPRFNPSESSTFSTNGQTFSLQYGSGSLTGFFGYDTLTVQSIQVPNQEFGLSEQEPGTNFVYAQFDGIMGLAYPSLSEGGATTALQGMLQVDALSSPMFSVYLSNQEGSEDGGAVIFGGVDESLYTGQIFWAPVTRELYWQIGIQEFYVGEEASGWCSQGCQAMVDTGTSLLTVPQQYLSSLLQAIGAQEGEYGQFFVNCNDVQNLPTFTFIINGVQFPLPPSAYILNENGYCLVGLEATYVSSGNGQPFWILGDVFLRSYYSVFDMANNRVGFATAA, via the exons ATGAAGTGGATGGTGGTGGCCTTGGTCTGCCTCCTGGCCTTGGAGGCATCGACTACAATTGTCAA GGTCCCCCTGAGGAAAATGAAGACTATGCGTCAGACCATGAGGGAAAAGGGCTTGCTGAGGGACTTCCTGAGGACCCACAAGTACGACCCCGCTCAGAAGTACCGCTTCAGCGACTTCAGCGTGCTCTATGAGCCCATGAGCTACATGGAT GCTGCCTACTTTGGTGAGATCAGCATCGGGACTCCACCCCAGAACTTCCTGGTCCTGTTTGACACTGGCTCCTCCAACCTGTGGGTGCCCTCGGTCTACTGCCAGAGCCAGGCCTGCA ccacacaccCTCGCTTCAACCCCAGTGAGTCCTCCACCTTCTCCACCAACGGGCAGACCTTCTCCCTGCAGTATGGCAGTGGCAGCCTCACAGGCTTCTTCGGCTATGACACCTTGACT GTCCAGAGCATCCAGGTCCCCAACCAGGAGTTTGGCCTGAGTGAGCAAGAGCCGGGAACCAATTTTGTCTATGCACAGTTCGATGGCATCATGGGCCTGGCCTACCCCAGCCTGTCTGAGGGAGGTGCCACCACAGCCCTGCAGGGCATGCTGCAGGTGGACGCCCTGTCCAGCCCCATGTTCAGCGTCTACCTCAGCAA CCAAGAGGGATCTGAGGACGGAGGAGCGGTCATCTTTGGAGGTGTGGACGAGAGCCTGTACACAGGGCAGATCTTCTGGGCTCCTGTCACCCGGGAGCTCTACTGGCAGATCGGCATCCAGGA GTTCTATGTTGGGGAAGAGGCTTCTGGCTGGTGCTCCCAGGGCTGCCAGGCCATGGTGGACACAGGAACCTCTCTGCTCACCGTGCCCCAGCAGTACCTGAGCTCCCTTCTGCAAGCTATAGGGGCCCAGGAGGGCGAGTATGGACAG TTTTTCGTGAACTGTAATGACGTCCAGAACCTGCCCACCTTCACCTTCATCATCAATGGGGTGCAGTTCCCTCTGCCGCCCTCTGCCTACATCCTCAAC GAGAATGGCTACTGCTTGGTTGGACTGGAAGCCACCTACGTGTCCTCAGGAAATGGCCAGCCCTTTTGGATTCTTGGGGACGTCTTCCTCAGGTCCTACTATTCCGTCTTTGACATGGCCAACAACAGGGTGGGCTTTGCCACTGCTGCCTAG